A window of the Deltaproteobacteria bacterium genome harbors these coding sequences:
- a CDS encoding poly(A) polymerase, whose translation MTTSSSKANKYRRKKKFYKKRSPAPVQPAQRLPAEQADLFGSPGLHPRIIPRPEHCISRKDIDREALKVLYCLKDNGYMAYLVGGSVRDLLLGKRPKDFDIGTNARPEELKKLFRHSRIIGRRFRLVHVYFRGGKIIEVSTFRCRSEHDDREAAGNGIGDANIFGSPREDAFRRDLSINGLFYNIADFSIIDYVGGMADLKQGIIRVIGDDPEHRYLKDPVRMMRAVRHAARTGFTIEANTWEGLLKHSDKIRLCAISRVREEWLKDLRSGYSRPWAELMIKSGLFGSVFPGYVSALESEDKGLVRKLLFGLLGHLDRMVNDGAEVSDALMLALFAYPRLCVTPEWQALKVGRLKWPTYEVRSMLSEIFLPYDFRRSVRDVAVQILSSQWNISICLAKGKWFKRVWNKAAFRESVMLYDLVQEVLGQPVIGPDPHLRPGPKPLKKSGKRKRRSQRVRRLISESEEVRV comes from the coding sequence ATGACAACATCTTCATCAAAAGCCAATAAATACAGGCGCAAAAAGAAGTTCTACAAAAAAAGATCCCCTGCGCCTGTACAGCCGGCCCAACGGTTACCTGCCGAGCAGGCCGATCTGTTCGGGAGTCCAGGACTCCATCCCAGGATAATTCCCCGCCCGGAACACTGCATCAGCAGGAAAGATATAGATAGGGAGGCATTGAAGGTCCTTTACTGCCTGAAGGATAATGGCTACATGGCCTATCTTGTCGGCGGGAGTGTAAGGGACTTGCTTCTTGGCAAGCGTCCGAAGGATTTTGATATCGGAACCAACGCCAGGCCGGAGGAATTGAAAAAGCTCTTCCGCCACAGCCGGATCATAGGCCGGCGTTTCAGACTGGTCCACGTATATTTTCGGGGCGGCAAAATAATTGAGGTGTCAACCTTCAGATGCCGGAGTGAACACGATGACCGGGAAGCCGCGGGCAACGGGATCGGGGATGCCAATATCTTCGGATCTCCCAGGGAGGATGCCTTTCGCAGAGATCTCAGCATCAATGGGCTTTTCTACAATATAGCGGACTTCAGTATAATTGATTACGTAGGGGGCATGGCAGACCTAAAACAGGGAATCATCAGGGTCATAGGTGACGATCCGGAACACAGGTACCTGAAGGACCCCGTAAGGATGATGCGTGCTGTAAGGCACGCGGCCAGGACAGGTTTTACGATTGAGGCTAATACATGGGAGGGCCTGCTGAAGCACAGCGATAAAATTCGTCTCTGTGCAATTTCGAGGGTAAGGGAAGAGTGGCTAAAGGATTTACGTTCCGGATACAGCAGGCCATGGGCCGAGCTTATGATTAAGAGCGGACTGTTTGGCTCGGTCTTTCCTGGTTATGTTTCCGCCCTTGAGAGTGAGGATAAGGGCCTGGTTCGGAAGCTGCTTTTCGGGCTTTTGGGCCATCTTGATCGCATGGTAAATGACGGTGCCGAAGTCAGTGATGCCCTTATGCTGGCCCTTTTTGCATACCCCCGGCTATGTGTAACACCGGAGTGGCAGGCTTTAAAGGTCGGGCGTCTGAAGTGGCCTACTTACGAAGTGAGATCCATGTTGAGCGAGATTTTCCTTCCGTATGACTTCAGGAGGTCAGTAAGAGACGTGGCGGTTCAGATCCTGTCCAGTCAGTGGAATATCTCCATATGTCTTGCAAAGGGCAAGTGGTTTAAGCGTGTCTGGAACAAAGCCGCGTTCCGGGAATCTGTCATGCTTTATGATTTAGTACAGGAGGTCTTGGGGCAACCGGTCATTGGTCCTGACCCGCATCTCCGCCCGGGGCCAAAGCCTTTAAAGAAATCCGGCAAAAGGAAGAGACGTTCTCAGCGTGTCAGGCGTTTAATTTCAGAATCTGAGGAGGTCCGCGTATGA
- a CDS encoding ribose 1,5-bisphosphate isomerase (in Methanocaldococcus jannaschii this enzyme is involved in conversion of 5-phospho-D-ribose-1-pyrophosphate to ribulose-1,5-bisphosphate using NAD as a cofactor; part of RubisCO pathway), with protein sequence MSLDEIKISRAILSRFMAKFSDCLELDVAIVGAGPSGLMAALCLARKGHKVAVFERKLSIGGGMWGGGMMFNEIVVQEQGAVILRDLGISIEDAGDGYYTADSVECTSTLTSLACKAGARIFNLMSVEDVMVRENRVTGLVINWTAVDMAGFHVDPMAVRSGYVVESTGHDTEVLKVIQNKTSTRLLTDTGEIMGERSMWAEVAENTTLENTREAYPGVFVAGMAANAAFGSFRMGPIFGGMLLSGEKVAELIHERLSS encoded by the coding sequence ATGTCTTTGGATGAAATTAAGATCAGCCGCGCTATATTGAGCCGTTTTATGGCCAAATTTTCTGACTGTCTTGAACTGGATGTCGCGATTGTCGGCGCGGGCCCATCGGGCCTGATGGCAGCCCTGTGTCTGGCCCGGAAGGGACATAAGGTGGCTGTATTTGAGAGGAAACTCAGTATTGGTGGAGGAATGTGGGGCGGCGGCATGATGTTCAACGAAATAGTAGTTCAAGAGCAAGGGGCTGTAATCCTCAGGGACCTCGGCATCTCCATAGAGGATGCAGGAGACGGATATTACACGGCCGACTCCGTAGAGTGCACTTCAACATTAACCAGTCTTGCCTGTAAGGCCGGTGCCAGAATCTTCAATCTGATGAGTGTAGAAGACGTAATGGTCAGGGAGAACAGGGTCACAGGACTCGTAATCAATTGGACTGCCGTGGATATGGCAGGATTCCACGTGGACCCCATGGCTGTCAGGTCCGGATATGTTGTAGAGAGCACCGGTCATGACACAGAGGTCCTCAAAGTAATACAGAATAAAACAAGCACCAGGCTTCTCACGGATACCGGGGAAATAATGGGGGAGCGCTCCATGTGGGCAGAGGTTGCCGAGAATACCACGCTGGAAAATACCAGGGAGGCCTATCCGGGCGTCTTTGTCGCCGGCATGGCAGCTAACGCCGCCTTTGGTTCGTTTCGTATGGGGCCGATTTTCGGGGGCATGCTATTGTCCGGTGAAAAGGTGGCTGAATTGATACATGAGAGGCTTAGCTCTTAA
- a CDS encoding class 1 fructose-bisphosphatase yields MKGLGITVTEHLLIHQKESPAATGRLTRLLQELIFAAKIISREVNKAGLVDILGLTGDINIQGERVRKLDDFSNHVIIYRMERAGVICAMASEENADIIPVPEDMPKEDYILIFDPLDGSSNIDVNVNIGTIFSIHRKVSDRPYVTLDDFLRRGSEQVAAGYFVYGPSTMLVYTTGKGVNGFTLDPSVGEFLLSHQNITIPERGKVYSVNEAYTCYWDERTKKVVDYFKSPENERGKPYAARYIGSFVADFHRNLLYGGIFIYPADKKDPAKPRGKLRLLCEVAPMAFILEQAGGAATDGEQNILDIKPSALHERVPVFIGSKLDVEKATSIMQGKA; encoded by the coding sequence ATGAAAGGGCTAGGCATCACTGTTACTGAACATCTGTTGATTCACCAGAAAGAATCCCCTGCAGCCACAGGCCGGCTGACAAGACTCCTGCAGGAGCTTATTTTCGCGGCAAAAATTATATCCCGAGAAGTCAACAAGGCAGGGCTTGTGGACATCCTGGGTCTCACAGGTGATATCAATATACAGGGGGAACGGGTACGCAAGCTGGATGATTTTTCAAACCACGTAATTATTTACAGGATGGAGCGTGCCGGCGTGATATGTGCCATGGCCTCCGAAGAAAACGCCGATATCATACCGGTCCCGGAAGACATGCCCAAGGAAGACTACATCCTGATCTTCGATCCCCTGGATGGCTCATCCAACATAGACGTAAATGTCAACATCGGCACGATCTTCTCAATCCATCGAAAGGTAAGTGACAGGCCCTATGTCACCCTTGATGATTTCCTCCGCCGCGGGTCGGAGCAGGTGGCGGCAGGCTACTTCGTTTACGGGCCCAGCACAATGCTGGTCTATACGACAGGCAAGGGCGTAAATGGCTTTACCCTTGACCCGTCAGTAGGAGAATTCCTCCTCTCTCACCAGAATATCACGATCCCTGAAAGGGGAAAAGTCTATTCTGTCAATGAGGCATATACCTGTTACTGGGACGAGAGAACGAAAAAGGTGGTGGATTACTTCAAGAGCCCTGAAAATGAGAGGGGAAAGCCTTACGCAGCCAGGTATATAGGTTCCTTTGTGGCCGACTTTCACAGAAACCTCCTCTACGGCGGTATATTCATATACCCGGCTGACAAGAAAGACCCTGCAAAGCCGAGGGGCAAGCTGCGCCTTTTGTGCGAGGTTGCCCCCATGGCCTTTATATTGGAGCAGGCGGGCGGGGCTGCCACAGATGGCGAACAGAATATTCTGGACATAAAGCCCTCAGCCCTCCATGAGAGGGTGCCGGTTTTTATTGGCAGCAAACTGGATGTAGAAAAGGCTACCAGCATCATGCAAGGCAAGGCTTAG
- a CDS encoding zinc metalloprotease HtpX, which produces MYNMFKTFIFLAALTALFLFVGGALGGRSGMTVALVMAAVMNFFAYWYSDKLALKMSGAREVSEAEIPQLHSIVAGLAQRAGIPKPRVYVIAQQTPNAFATGRNPDHAAVAVTEGILQLLNREELEGVLAHEFAHIRNRDILISSVAAVIAGAISYIATMAQWAMLFGGFGSSDDDDGGGIGLAGGLIMMIIAPIAAGLIQMAISRSREFQADATGAKICNRPMSLASALKKLDEWNHRVPMEVNPATAQMYIVNPLTSASVAKLFSTHPPIQERIRRLYSMAGRREGT; this is translated from the coding sequence ATGTATAATATGTTTAAGACGTTCATTTTTTTAGCCGCCCTTACGGCTCTCTTCCTGTTCGTCGGAGGGGCACTGGGCGGCCGCTCAGGCATGACAGTGGCCCTGGTGATGGCTGCCGTGATGAACTTCTTTGCCTACTGGTACAGTGACAAGCTTGCACTTAAAATGAGCGGAGCCAGAGAGGTCTCTGAGGCGGAGATCCCGCAGCTCCATTCCATAGTGGCAGGGCTTGCACAGAGGGCCGGGATACCTAAGCCGAGGGTTTACGTCATTGCCCAGCAGACCCCTAATGCCTTTGCCACTGGGCGGAACCCGGATCACGCTGCGGTCGCGGTCACAGAGGGTATCCTGCAACTTCTCAACCGCGAAGAACTGGAAGGGGTCCTGGCACACGAATTCGCCCATATACGTAACAGGGATATACTGATAAGCTCCGTAGCTGCTGTCATAGCGGGTGCCATAAGCTATATCGCCACTATGGCCCAGTGGGCCATGTTGTTCGGGGGCTTTGGCAGTTCCGATGACGATGATGGCGGCGGAATCGGTCTGGCAGGGGGGCTGATCATGATGATCATAGCGCCCATAGCTGCCGGCCTCATTCAGATGGCCATATCCAGGAGCAGGGAGTTTCAGGCCGATGCCACGGGGGCAAAAATATGTAACCGTCCGATGTCCCTGGCCAGTGCCCTCAAAAAACTGGATGAATGGAATCACCGTGTACCTATGGAGGTAAACCCGGCAACTGCGCAGATGTATATAGTCAATCCTCTCACATCCGCATCGGTTGCAAAGCTGTTCAGCACCCACCCTCCCATCCAGGAACGTATACGCAGGCTTTATTCCATGGCCGGACGCCGGGAAGGGACATAA
- a CDS encoding EamA family transporter, with protein MNWFPAALLTALATATGDTILKARFAHLSPGGMAIVRSAAPMPFLLPLLFVISWPETDPVFWQTVGLLVPFEILALLLYMQALRVSPLSLSIPFLAFTPVFIVLTGWLILDEKVTLAGLMGILCTVTGAYVLHIKASRKGFLEPLRAIAREQGSRLMLVVAGIYSLTSVLGKKAIQHSSPVFFACFYFVLLGMLTPLCIWALYRITNGFSANNKQSRPLWPFQKKAGPNPWGAWWAVGLAQTIMVLSHMWAIHLITAAYMIAVKRTSLIFSVIYGKLIFKEKEIPQRLAGASLMVLGVGLIILAG; from the coding sequence GTGAACTGGTTTCCCGCAGCCCTCTTGACTGCTTTGGCCACTGCCACAGGGGATACTATCCTGAAGGCCCGGTTTGCTCATCTGTCCCCAGGTGGTATGGCCATAGTGAGATCCGCCGCCCCCATGCCCTTTTTGCTGCCCTTGCTTTTCGTGATATCCTGGCCGGAGACCGACCCGGTTTTCTGGCAGACCGTGGGCCTTCTGGTCCCTTTTGAGATACTTGCCTTGCTTCTGTATATGCAGGCACTCAGGGTCTCTCCGCTGTCCCTCAGCATACCCTTCCTCGCCTTCACCCCTGTATTTATTGTATTGACCGGCTGGCTGATTCTGGATGAAAAGGTCACCTTGGCAGGACTCATGGGTATACTGTGTACTGTAACCGGTGCCTATGTACTCCATATCAAAGCCAGCAGAAAGGGGTTTCTTGAACCGTTAAGGGCCATTGCCAGAGAGCAGGGCTCAAGGCTTATGCTGGTAGTCGCCGGGATATACAGCCTTACTTCCGTACTGGGGAAAAAAGCGATTCAACACTCTAGTCCGGTATTCTTTGCCTGTTTTTATTTTGTATTATTGGGAATGCTCACTCCGTTGTGCATCTGGGCGCTATACCGCATAACCAATGGGTTTTCTGCAAATAATAAGCAATCACGTCCTCTGTGGCCTTTTCAAAAAAAGGCCGGTCCGAATCCATGGGGCGCCTGGTGGGCGGTCGGCCTTGCCCAAACCATAATGGTGCTCAGCCACATGTGGGCAATTCATCTGATCACAGCGGCATATATGATTGCTGTAAAAAGGACCAGTCTGATCTTCAGCGTCATTTACGGAAAGCTTATATTCAAAGAGAAAGAGATCCCCCAACGCTTAGCCGGAGCAAGTCTAATGGTGCTGGGTGTCGGGCTCATAATTCTGGCAGGTTAA
- a CDS encoding sodium:calcium antiporter produces the protein MPSWVLSATAFILGLVILSSGAEALIKGAIRMARLLRMSPIVIGLTVVAFGTSAPEMGVALSAALSGKPDITMGNILGSNIANTGLILGLGALLTPLPVRLRMLRIEIPLLVVVSTVLWASAIMGHPGRLSGLALLIIFTAYCLTLYRHSRKEPYIIQIEFEKSVNNRNSFWFDIALVIAGLTGLVIGSKSLVWGAERIAVHLGVPELIVGLSLTAVGTSLPELATTLAAARKGQTDLILGNVVGSNLSNLCAVLGVTAFITPIGINPDLLYRDFPVMMAFSLILLPVMRTGMKVTRWEGAALLLSYGAYVISLAIF, from the coding sequence ATGCCGTCCTGGGTACTATCTGCCACAGCATTCATACTGGGGCTGGTCATCCTCTCCAGCGGGGCCGAAGCTCTCATTAAAGGAGCCATACGCATGGCCCGCCTTTTGAGAATGAGTCCCATTGTAATCGGTCTCACTGTTGTAGCCTTCGGCACATCAGCCCCTGAGATGGGCGTGGCACTGTCTGCAGCCCTTTCCGGCAAGCCTGATATCACCATGGGAAACATCTTGGGAAGCAATATAGCCAATACGGGATTGATTCTGGGGCTCGGGGCCCTGCTTACTCCGCTGCCTGTCCGACTGAGGATGCTCAGAATAGAGATACCCTTACTGGTAGTAGTAAGCACGGTTCTCTGGGCATCCGCAATAATGGGCCATCCGGGGCGTCTGTCAGGCCTGGCATTACTCATCATCTTCACGGCCTATTGCCTGACCTTGTATCGTCACAGCCGGAAAGAACCATATATAATACAAATAGAATTCGAAAAGTCTGTCAACAACAGGAATTCCTTTTGGTTTGACATCGCACTGGTTATAGCTGGCCTGACAGGACTGGTTATCGGTTCCAAATCACTGGTTTGGGGGGCTGAAAGAATTGCCGTGCATCTGGGCGTACCCGAACTCATAGTGGGCCTGAGCCTGACAGCCGTAGGGACCTCCCTGCCCGAACTTGCCACGACATTGGCGGCGGCCCGTAAGGGCCAGACAGATCTGATCCTGGGAAACGTGGTGGGAAGCAATCTGTCCAACCTGTGTGCCGTGCTCGGCGTCACGGCCTTTATCACCCCGATCGGAATAAACCCGGACCTGCTCTACCGGGATTTTCCCGTGATGATGGCCTTCAGCCTTATCCTGTTGCCCGTCATGAGGACCGGGATGAAAGTAACCAGATGGGAGGGAGCGGCCCTGCTCCTGTCTTATGGTGCGTATGTTATCTCCCTGGCTATCTTTTAA
- a CDS encoding 1-acyl-sn-glycerol-3-phosphate acyltransferase, which produces MTGFLTPIVVVSAFIILFPAAIIAGLIDDSGNRVHRLGRLWARTIIRASGIKVDVEGRDNIPMGRPVVFACNHASQFDILILYEALPVQFRFVAKKELFKIPFLGLAMRLAGYIPIDRSGGKAALRSLQEAVGSLKMGRSIIIFPEGTRSPDGRLGPFKTGGILIAVRAGCPIVPVAISGSHNVLPRGSLRVRPGRIKVTIGPPVRTVGPKGPVHKDIVTKEVRESISSMLNGDP; this is translated from the coding sequence ATGACAGGTTTTTTAACTCCCATAGTAGTTGTATCGGCCTTTATAATTCTTTTTCCCGCAGCCATAATAGCCGGCCTTATCGATGATTCCGGGAACCGGGTCCACAGGCTGGGAAGGCTCTGGGCAAGGACTATCATCAGGGCATCAGGCATCAAGGTAGATGTTGAAGGCCGCGACAATATACCCATGGGAAGGCCGGTAGTATTCGCGTGTAACCATGCAAGCCAGTTTGATATACTGATATTGTATGAGGCCTTGCCCGTACAGTTTCGTTTTGTAGCCAAGAAAGAGCTCTTCAAGATTCCCTTCCTTGGTCTTGCCATGCGTCTCGCAGGTTACATACCTATTGACAGGTCCGGCGGCAAGGCGGCCCTGCGCAGCCTGCAAGAGGCTGTCGGGAGCTTAAAAATGGGCAGATCCATAATCATCTTCCCGGAAGGTACCCGCAGCCCTGACGGCCGTTTGGGGCCTTTTAAGACGGGAGGAATACTGATTGCGGTCAGGGCCGGATGCCCTATAGTGCCTGTAGCCATAAGCGGCAGTCACAATGTACTCCCCAGGGGAAGCCTCAGGGTACGCCCGGGCCGGATAAAGGTAACCATCGGCCCCCCTGTCCGGACCGTGGGCCCAAAAGGCCCTGTACACAAGGATATCGTGACAAAAGAGGTGCGGGAGAGCATTTCCTCCATGCTGAACGGTGATCCCTGA
- the def gene encoding peptide deformylase, with protein MKKILIYPHEILRQEAKSVNRIDGEFQGLIDQMLEIMYKAKGLGLAANQIGELKQLVVMDITPSERGPNPIVLINPRITEWEGEEAGEEGCLSVPNYSAPVKRAARVQLVGYDRNEKEIRLEAEGLLARCIQHELDHLKGICFVDRLSPARKLLFRKKWAKIRPKEE; from the coding sequence ATGAAGAAGATACTAATCTATCCACATGAAATATTAAGGCAAGAGGCCAAATCGGTTAATAGAATAGACGGGGAATTCCAGGGCCTGATCGACCAGATGCTGGAGATTATGTACAAGGCCAAAGGGCTGGGCCTTGCAGCAAACCAGATAGGCGAGCTCAAGCAACTGGTGGTCATGGACATAACTCCTTCTGAAAGAGGACCAAATCCTATAGTATTAATTAACCCTCGTATCACAGAATGGGAGGGAGAAGAAGCGGGTGAGGAGGGCTGTTTGAGCGTTCCCAATTATTCAGCCCCTGTAAAACGGGCCGCCAGGGTGCAACTTGTGGGCTACGACCGGAACGAAAAGGAGATCAGACTTGAGGCCGAAGGACTCCTTGCCCGGTGCATACAGCATGAATTGGATCACCTTAAGGGTATATGTTTTGTAGACCGTCTGAGTCCTGCGAGAAAGCTCCTCTTCAGGAAAAAGTGGGCGAAGATCCGCCCCAAAGAGGAGTAG